A genomic stretch from Lepisosteus oculatus isolate fLepOcu1 chromosome 7, fLepOcu1.hap2, whole genome shotgun sequence includes:
- the LOC107078103 gene encoding tripartite motif-containing protein 16-like isoform X2, with product MAEASISVAQDQLSCPVCLDILKDPVSLPCGHSYCVGCIKSCWDLDDQIGIYSCPQCRQTFTPRPVLGRNIMLAEVVEKLKETGLSGPPAPSPAGPGDVLCDVCTGRQVRAVKSCLVCLASYCQTHLQPHYEAPAFRRHKLVDVVKRLDAAVCPDHIRLLESFCQTDGEFICSLCTMGKHRGHDTVSAAAERTKKQKQLGATQRQTQQRLQEREKELQELRQAVDSLRSSAHTAVQDTDRIFTELIRSIERTRSELTQLIRAQERAAVSQAEGLLERLEQKIAELRRRDAELSQLSHTEDHIHFLQNFQSVCVPPGAGDSTSIPVGPHFSPEAVRRAVSGLKEQLENFCKEESVKISRTVSEVYSLQTPEHRTRAKLLHYACRLTLDPNTAHRHLRLSEGNRRVTWSREPQQYPDHPERFDSEFQVLCREGLSGTRCYWEVEWSGGWVYIGVTYKGLSRKGEGVDCHLGHNVKSWSLCCSGYSWSFRHNNEETAVPVLPSSRIGVYVDHRAGTLEFYSVSGDTVTLLYRVQTSFTEPLYPGFRFGNRGDSVTLSHLQVSFVLGEKQELQQFRLFSSLRGMKCDSTLSLDSKPTAHRVIYIPPPKISIEEPK from the exons ATGGCTGAAGCCAGTATCTCAGTGGCTCAGGACCAGCTCAGCTgtccagtctgcctggatatcTTGAAGGATCCAGTGTCTCTTCCCTGTGGACACAGTTACTGTGTGGGCTGTATTAAGAGCTGCTGGGATCTGGATGATCAGATTGGAATCTACAGCTGCCCCCAGTGCAGACAGACCTTCACCCCAAGGCCTGTTCTGGGCAGAAACATCATGCTGGCTGAAGTGGTGGAGAAACTGAAGGAGACAGGGCTCAGTGGTCCTCCTGCTCCCAGTCCTGCTGGCCCTGGAGATGTGCTGTGTGACGTCTGCACTGGGAGACAGGTGAGAGCTGTGAAGTCCTGTCTGGTGTGTCTGGCCTCTTACTGTCAGACTCACCTCCAGCCTCACTATGAAGCTCCTGCCTTCAGGAGACACAAGCTGGTTGATGTTGTGAAAAGACTTGATGCAgcagtctgtcctgatcacatcAGACTCCTGGAGTCGTTCTGCCAAACTGATGGGGAGTTTATATGTTCGCTGTGCACTATGGGAAAGCACCGAGGCCACGATACTGTCTCAGCTGCAGCTGAGAGGACCAAGAAACAG AAGCAGCTGGGGGCGacacagagacaaacccagcagaGACTCcaggagagggagaaggagctgcaggagctgagacaggctgtgGACTCACTCAGA AGCTCTGCACACACtgcagtacaggacactgacagGATCTTCACTGAGCTGATCCGCTCCATTGAGAGAACACGCTCTGAGCTCACACAGCTGATCAGAGCTCAAGAGAGGGCTGCAGTGAGTCAGGCTGAAGGACTCCTGGAGCGACTGGAGCAGAAGATCGCTGAGCTGAGGAGGAGAGACGCTGAGCTGagccagctctcacacacagaggatCACATCCATTTCCTCCAG AATTtccagtctgtctgtgtccctccTGGAGCTGGAGACTCAACCAGCATCCCTGTCGGACCCCACTTCTCTCCTGAGGCTGTGAGGAGAGCTGTCTCTGGACTGAAAGAGCAACTGGAGAACTTCTGCAAGGAGGAATCAGTCAAGATCTCCAGGACAG TCAGTGAAGTCTACAGTCTGCAGACTCCAGAGCACAGGACCAGAGCAAAGCTTTTACACT ATGCCTGTCGGCTCACACTGGACCCCAACACAGCGCACAGACACCTGCGTCTGTCTGAGGGGAACAGGAGGGTGACCTGGAGCAGGGAGCCCCAGCAGTACCCCGATCACCCCGAGAGATTTGATTCAGAATTCCAGGTGCTGTGCAGAGAGGGGCTGTCTGGGACTCGCTGTTACTGGGAGGTGGAGTGGAGTGGGGGATGGGTTTATATAGGGGTCACATATAAAGGACTCAGCAGGAAAGGGGAGGGCGTTGACTGTCATCTTGGACACAATGTCAAGTCCTGGAGTTTGTGCTGCTCTGGTTACAGTTGGTCTTTCAGGCACAACAATGAAGAAACTGCAGTACCTGTCCTTCCCTCCTCCAGAATAGGGGTGTATGTGGATCACAGGGCTGGAACTCTGGAATTTTATAGCGTCTCTGGAGACACAGTGACCCTCCTGTACAGAGTCCAGACCTCCTTCACGGAGCCCCTCTACCCCGGGTTCAGGTTTGGAAATCGAGGAGACAGTGTGACCCTGTCCCACCTGCAAGTCTCTTTTGTCCTGGGTGAGAAACAAGAGCTCCAGCAGTTCCGTCTGTTTTCATCACTCAGGGGAATGAAATGTGATTCCACTCTGTCACTTGACTCCAAACCCACAGCTCACAGAGTGATTTATATCCCACCCCCTAAGATTTCAATCGAGGAGCCCAAATGA
- the LOC107078103 gene encoding tripartite motif-containing protein 16-like isoform X3, which translates to MAEASISVAQDQLSCPVCLDILKDPVSLPCGHSYCVGCIKSCWDLDDQIGIYSCPQCRQTFTPRPVLGRNIMLAEVVEKLKETGLSGPPAPSPAGPGDVLCDVCTGRQVRAVKSCLVCLASYCQTHLQPHYEAPAFRRHKLVDVVKRLDAAVCPDHIRLLESFCQTDGEFICSLCTMGKHRGHDTVSAAAERTKKQKQLGATQRQTQQRLQEREKELQELRQTVDSLRSSAHTAVQDTDRIFTELIRSIERTRSELTQLIRAQEKTIVIEAEGLLEQLEQEIAELRRRDAELSQLSHTEDHIHFLQKFQSVCVPPGAGDSPSIPVRPHFSPEAVRRAVSGLKERLEDVCREESVKISRTVKQIVVYSLQSPEPRTRAELLHYSRELQPDPDTVNPRLCLTEESRKLTATKELQPYPDHPNRFESYCQLLCQDELSGTRSYWEVEWGGRQADIGVSYRGIARKGLGSQCALGHNAQSWSLTCSAEGYALWHSDVESVVTAPRCAKIGVYVDHRAGTLSFYSVSGDTATLLHRVQASFTEPLYPGFGLANYGDTLVLCQM; encoded by the exons ATGGCTGAAGCCAGTATCTCAGTGGCTCAGGACCAGCTCAGCTgtccagtctgcctggatatcTTGAAGGATCCAGTGTCTCTTCCCTGTGGACACAGTTACTGTGTGGGCTGTATTAAGAGCTGCTGGGATCTGGATGATCAGATTGGAATCTACAGCTGCCCCCAGTGCAGACAGACCTTCACCCCAAGGCCTGTTCTGGGCAGAAACATCATGCTGGCTGAAGTGGTGGAGAAACTGAAGGAGACAGGGCTCAGTGGTCCTCCTGCTCCCAGTCCTGCTGGCCCTGGAGATGTGCTGTGTGACGTCTGCACTGGGAGACAGGTGAGAGCTGTGAAGTCCTGTCTGGTGTGTCTGGCCTCTTACTGTCAGACTCACCTCCAGCCTCACTATGAAGCTCCTGCCTTCAGGAGACACAAGCTGGTTGATGTTGTGAAAAGACTTGATGCAgcagtctgtcctgatcacatcAGACTCCTGGAGTCGTTCTGCCAAACTGATGGGGAGTTTATATGTTCGCTGTGCACTATGGGAAAGCACCGAGGCCACGATACTGTCTCAGCTGCAGCTGAGAGGACCAAGAAACAG AAGCAGCTGGGGGCGACACAAAGACAAACCCAGCAGAGACTCcaggagagggagaaggagctgcaggagctgagACAAACTGTGGACTCACTCAGA AGCTCTGCACACACtgcagtacaggacactgacagGATCTTCACTGAGCTGATCCGCTCCATTGAGAGAACACGCTCTGAGCTCACACAGCTGATCAGAGCTCAAGAGAAGACTATAGTGATTGAAGCTGAAGGACTCCTAGAGCAACTGGAGCAGGAGATCGCTGAGCTGAGGAGGAGAGACGCTGAGCTGagccagctctcacacacagaggatCACATCCATTTCCTCCAG AAGTtccagtctgtctgtgtccctccTGGAGCTGGAGACTCACCCAGCATCCCTGTCAGACCCCACTTCTCTCCTGAGGCTGTGAGGAGAGCTGTCTCTGGACTGAAAGAGCGACTGGAGGACGTCTGCAGGGAGGAATCAGTCAAGATCTCCAGGACAG TGAAGCAAATTGTAGTCTACAGTCTGCAGTCTCCAGAGCCCAGGACCAGAGCAGAGCTTTTGCACT aCTCCCGTGAGCTCCAGCCAGACCCCGACACCGTGAACCCCAGGCTGTGCCTCACCGAGGAGAGCAGGAAACTGACCGCGACGAAAGAGCTCCAGCCGTACCCCGATCACCCCAACAGATTCGAGTCCTACTGCCAGCTGCTGTGCCAGGACGAGCTGTCCGGGACGCGCAGCTACTGGGAGGTGGAGTGGGGCGGGAGGCAGGCGGATATAGGGGTCAGCTACCGAGGGATCGCCAGGAAAGGACTGGGCTCCCAGTGCGCCCTGGGGCACAACGCCCAGTCCTGGAGTCTGACCTGCAGCGCGGAGGGGTACGCCCTCTGGCACAGCGATGTGGAATCGGTCGTGACCGCGCCCCGCTGCGCCAAGATCGGGGTGTATGTGGACCACAGGGCTGGAACTCTGTCCTTCTACAGCGTCTCTGGGGACACAGCGACCCTCCTGCACAGAGTCCAGGCCTCCTTCACAGAGCCCCTCTATCCTGGGTTTGGCCTGGCTAACTATGGGGACACTTTAGTCCTGTGCCAGATGTAG
- the LOC107078103 gene encoding tripartite motif-containing protein 16-like isoform X1 produces MAEGGIVLNQDQFSCSVCLDILKDPATLPCGHSYCVGCIKSCWDLDDQTGVYSCPQCRQTFTPKPVLCRNTVLAEVVEKLKETGLSGPPAPSPAGPGDVLCDVCTGSQVRAVKSCLVCLASYCQTHLQPHCEAPAFKRHQLVEATGQLQDKICSSHDKPLELYCRTDQKCVCLMCTFDEHRGHDSVSAAAERTEKQKQLGATQRQTQQRLQEREKELQELRQAVDSLRSSAHTAVQDTDRIFTELIRSIERTRSELTQLIRAQERAAVSQAEGLLERLEQKIAELRRRDAELSQLSHTEDHIHFLQNFQSVCVPPGAGDSTSIPVGPHFSPEAVRRAVSGLKEQLENFCKEESVKISRTVSEVYSLQTPEHRTRAKLLHYACRLTLDPNTAHRHLRLSEGNRRVTWSREPQQYPDHPERFDSEFQVLCREGLSGTRCYWEVEWSGGWVYIGVTYKGLSRKGEGVDCHLGHNVKSWSLCCSGYSWSFRHNNEETAVPVLPSSRIGVYVDHRAGTLEFYSVSGDTVTLLYRVQTSFTEPLYPGFRFGNRGDSVTLSHLQVSFVLGEKQELQQFRLFSSLRGMKCDSTLSLDSKPTAHRVIYIPPPKISIEEPK; encoded by the exons ATGGCAGAAGGTGGAATTGTACTGAATCAAGACCAGTTCAGCtgttcagtgtgtctggacaTCCTGAAGGATCCAGCGACTCTTCCCTGTGGACACAGTTACTGTGTGGGCTGTATTAAGAGCTGCTGGGATCTGGATGATCAGACTGGAGTCTACAGCTGCCCCCAGTGCAGACAGACCTTCACCCCAAAGCCTGTTCTGTGCAGAAACACTGTTCTGGCTGAAGTGGTGGAGAAACTGAAGGAGACAGGGCTCAGTGGTCCTCCTGCTCCCAGTCCTGCTGGCCCTGGAGATGTGCTGTGTGATGTCTGCACTGGGAGCCAGGTGAGAGCTGTGAAGTCCTGTCTGGTGTGTCTGGCCTCTTACTGTCAGACTCACCTCCAGCCTCACTGTGAAGCTCCTGCCTTCAAGAGACACCAGCTGGTCGAGGCCACAGGACAGCTGCAGGACAAGATCTGCTCCAGTCATGACAAACCCCTGGAGCTATATTGCCGTACTGATCAGAAGTGTGTTTGTCTGATGTGTACATTTGATGAGCACAGAGGCCATGATTCAGTCTCCGCTGCAGCAGAGAGGACTGAGAAGCAG AAGCAGCTGGGGGCGacacagagacaaacccagcagaGACTCcaggagagggagaaggagctgcaggagctgagacaggctgtgGACTCACTCAGA AGCTCTGCACACACtgcagtacaggacactgacagGATCTTCACTGAGCTGATCCGCTCCATTGAGAGAACACGCTCTGAGCTCACACAGCTGATCAGAGCTCAAGAGAGGGCTGCAGTGAGTCAGGCTGAAGGACTCCTGGAGCGACTGGAGCAGAAGATCGCTGAGCTGAGGAGGAGAGACGCTGAGCTGagccagctctcacacacagaggatCACATCCATTTCCTCCAG AATTtccagtctgtctgtgtccctccTGGAGCTGGAGACTCAACCAGCATCCCTGTCGGACCCCACTTCTCTCCTGAGGCTGTGAGGAGAGCTGTCTCTGGACTGAAAGAGCAACTGGAGAACTTCTGCAAGGAGGAATCAGTCAAGATCTCCAGGACAG TCAGTGAAGTCTACAGTCTGCAGACTCCAGAGCACAGGACCAGAGCAAAGCTTTTACACT ATGCCTGTCGGCTCACACTGGACCCCAACACAGCGCACAGACACCTGCGTCTGTCTGAGGGGAACAGGAGGGTGACCTGGAGCAGGGAGCCCCAGCAGTACCCCGATCACCCCGAGAGATTTGATTCAGAATTCCAGGTGCTGTGCAGAGAGGGGCTGTCTGGGACTCGCTGTTACTGGGAGGTGGAGTGGAGTGGGGGATGGGTTTATATAGGGGTCACATATAAAGGACTCAGCAGGAAAGGGGAGGGCGTTGACTGTCATCTTGGACACAATGTCAAGTCCTGGAGTTTGTGCTGCTCTGGTTACAGTTGGTCTTTCAGGCACAACAATGAAGAAACTGCAGTACCTGTCCTTCCCTCCTCCAGAATAGGGGTGTATGTGGATCACAGGGCTGGAACTCTGGAATTTTATAGCGTCTCTGGAGACACAGTGACCCTCCTGTACAGAGTCCAGACCTCCTTCACGGAGCCCCTCTACCCCGGGTTCAGGTTTGGAAATCGAGGAGACAGTGTGACCCTGTCCCACCTGCAAGTCTCTTTTGTCCTGGGTGAGAAACAAGAGCTCCAGCAGTTCCGTCTGTTTTCATCACTCAGGGGAATGAAATGTGATTCCACTCTGTCACTTGACTCCAAACCCACAGCTCACAGAGTGATTTATATCCCACCCCCTAAGATTTCAATCGAGGAGCCCAAATGA
- the LOC107078110 gene encoding dual specificity protein phosphatase 8: MVMYQDADRPALSPLLPHLYLGAQRDVTKDGLSALGISHVLSVSRCCPQPHFLPPSCFLRVPIDDSLSDQLLPWIPAALAFIDQARCQRGAVLLHCVAGVSRSPALAVAYIMHHLGLGLDDAYRFVKERRPSISPNFNFLGQLQHFQSMLARPGAPPANRSRPPSPPPTNLTNQNLHPPAAGSDLGHDNSNTTCSGSGRLVPMMHYDRPTRVNLNLELRVPQRGTDAPGPARSSDSLSRDAAPSAPDTPNKPPSLSLGGETPIDCLCSSARSLSLSPAPNRTGRRGAGPPQPSPQTPTGHPAAREPQESQLLSAERTPRSPGCPPAVSAGPGGIQPPVPQTDPSLPQTGPPARPGRSRGIPEPGELGVSQAERRRSLTLSLSAPPALAAPLPDRHQGALAGCAMAEEAREDQGDPKTPASPFNLAVSRLVGWGERLLLGAFLGTRVAEAEEELGSPLRPRVGPRLLVLGAPSCKHQVFAQRHLASRGQRSSRCGAVRL; this comes from the exons ATGGTGATGTACCAGGACGCCGACAGACCCGCCCTGTCCCCTCTCCTGCCCCACCTGTACCTGGGAGCCCAGAGGGACGTCACCAAG GACGGCCTGTCCGCTCTGGGGATCTCTCATGTCCTGAGTGTGAGCCGCTGCTGTCCACAGCCCCACTTCCTGCCGCCGTCCTGCTTCCTGCGCGTTCCCATCGACGACTCGCTCAGCGACCAGCTGCTGCCCTGGATCCCCGCCGCACTGGCCTTCATCG accaGGCTCGCTGTCAGAGAGGAGCTGTGCTGCTGCACTGTGTGGCCGGAGTCTCTAGGTCTCCAGCTCTCGCTGTCGCCTACATCATGCACCACCTGGGACTCGGCTTGGACGATGCCTACCG GTTCGTGAAGGAGAGGCGCCCCTCCATCTCGCCCAACTTCAACTTCCTGGGTCAGCTGCAGCACTTCCAGAGCATGCTGGCCCGCCCCGGCGCGCCGCCAGCCAATCGCAGCAGACCGCCCAGCCCGCCTCCGACCAACCTGACCAATCAAAATCTGCATCCTCCTGCAGCAGGAAGTGACCTCGGTCACGACAACAGCAACACCACTTGCTCGGGCAGTGGGCGGCTGGTTCCCATGATGCACTACGACAGACCGACTCGCGTCAACCTTAACCTGGAGCTCCGGGTCCCCCAGCGAGGGACTGACGCCCCTGGACCTGCACGCAGCTCGGACTCCCTCTCTAGGGACGCCGCCCCCAGCGCCCCCGACACCCCGAACAagcccccatctctctctctgggcgGCGAGACGCCCATCGACTGCCTCTGCTCCTccgctcgctcgctctccctctctcccgccCCGAACAGGACCGGGCGCCGGGGTGCAGGCCCGCCCCAGCCGAGCCCCCAGACGCCAACCGGGCACCCCGCCGCTCGAGAGCCGCAGGAAAGCCAGCTCCTGTCCGCGGAGAGGACCCCACGATCCCCTGGCTGTCCGCCGGCGGTCAGTGCGGGACCTGGCGGGATCCAGCCCCCCGTCCCGCAGACGGACCCCAGCCTGCCCCAGACCGGGCCTCCAGCTCGACCCGGCCGCTCCAGGGGCATCCCGGAGCCGGGCGAGCTGGGGGTCTCCCAGGCTGAGAGGCGCCGGAGCTTGACCCTGTCCCTCTCTGCCCCCCCCGCCCTGGCCGCCCCTCTCCCGGAccgccaccagggggcgctcgCGGGCTGCGCCATGGCCGAGGAGGCCCGAGAGGACCAGGGGGACCCCAAGACCCCGGCTTCCCCCTTCAACCTGGCCGTCTCCAGGCTGGTGGGCTGGGGGGAGAGACTGCTGCTGGGGGCTTTCCTGGGGACCAGGGTGGCGGAGGCCGAGGAGGAGCTGGGGAGCCCCCTGCGCCCCCGAGTGGGCCCCCGGCTGCTCGTCCTGGGGGCGCCCAGCTGCAAGCACCAGGTCTTCGCCCAGCGGCACCTGGCCAGCCGGGGTCAGAGGTCGTCGCGGTGCGGGGCGGTGCGGCTGTGA